Proteins encoded by one window of Ignavibacteriota bacterium:
- a CDS encoding MFS transporter — MNYFNNYETAPEDRISFSKKVAYGSGAFVNNLLAAAIGGMMIVLNLGLGMNPAIVGILGALPRLVDAFIDPVMGFISDHTRSKWGRRRPYIFTGAIGSGIIFALLWQLPKGQTETFYFVYFLIGSILFYIAYTVYAAPWVALGYELTPDYNERTRLMGVQNFLGQIAYIISPWFLWIMTNKDFFLDQVSGAAGLSIIIGIVTIGFGILPAIFLKERFKEVAEQEETNQKGVTKQVEGSALLQNSKRFFKGFGVTLKSGPFQKLCLATFLVFNGFILVSSFQSYVIIYYVAQGDQTLGAKYAGIAGTVGAAGTFIVIAFVTWLGTKIGKRKAFFVSTLISILGYGLKWICYDPNIPLLSVLPAPLIAFGLGGLFTLIPSMVADVVDVDELQTRERREGMYSSIFWWVVKLGMAAALAGGGFLLNATGFDLALGGNQTAQTIFLMRLFDAGIPLLASVLAIWAVVSYPITAERAHEVRMELERRRGTTSQPEKKES, encoded by the coding sequence ATGAATTATTTTAACAATTACGAAACGGCACCGGAAGATAGGATTTCATTTTCCAAAAAAGTTGCTTATGGTTCAGGAGCGTTTGTTAATAATCTACTGGCAGCTGCGATTGGAGGGATGATGATTGTTCTCAACCTTGGATTGGGAATGAATCCTGCTATTGTTGGAATCCTAGGGGCGTTGCCACGCCTCGTCGATGCGTTTATCGATCCTGTCATGGGATTTATTTCTGACCATACCCGATCGAAGTGGGGACGAAGAAGACCATATATTTTTACAGGGGCAATCGGTTCAGGAATTATTTTTGCTTTGTTGTGGCAATTACCTAAGGGACAGACGGAAACATTTTATTTTGTTTACTTCCTCATTGGTTCCATCCTTTTTTATATCGCTTATACTGTATATGCCGCACCCTGGGTTGCCCTCGGATACGAACTCACTCCTGATTACAATGAGCGCACGCGACTTATGGGAGTACAAAACTTTCTCGGTCAAATTGCCTATATCATTTCTCCTTGGTTTTTGTGGATCATGACAAACAAAGATTTTTTTCTCGACCAAGTTTCCGGGGCAGCAGGTTTATCAATTATCATTGGCATTGTTACGATCGGGTTCGGTATTTTACCGGCAATATTCTTAAAAGAACGATTCAAAGAAGTTGCCGAACAGGAAGAAACAAATCAAAAGGGAGTAACAAAGCAAGTAGAAGGCAGCGCCTTATTGCAAAATAGTAAACGATTCTTTAAAGGTTTTGGAGTAACATTGAAATCCGGTCCATTTCAAAAACTCTGCCTTGCCACGTTCTTAGTTTTTAATGGTTTCATTCTTGTTTCATCATTTCAATCTTATGTAATTATTTATTATGTGGCACAAGGGGATCAAACCTTGGGGGCAAAATACGCAGGCATTGCCGGGACTGTCGGTGCCGCAGGAACATTCATTGTTATTGCATTTGTAACTTGGCTTGGAACAAAGATTGGAAAAAGGAAAGCATTTTTTGTTTCGACGTTGATTTCGATTCTTGGTTATGGGCTGAAGTGGATATGTTACGATCCCAACATTCCTCTCCTCAGTGTTCTTCCGGCACCCTTAATAGCATTTGGCTTAGGCGGATTATTCACTCTCATTCCTTCAATGGTTGCTGATGTTGTTGATGTGGATGAATTACAAACTCGTGAACGACGTGAAGGGATGTATAGTTCAATTTTCTGGTGGGTTGTTAAACTTGGTATGGCGGCAGCACTTGCCGGAGGAGGTTTCCTCCTCAATGCAACGGGCTTTGACCTTGCTCTTGGTGGAAACCAAACCGCACAGACAATATTTCTCATGCGATTATTCGATGCCGGAATACCATTGCTGGCGTCAGTGTTAGCAATATGGGCTGTAGTTTCTTATCCCATTACCGCAGAAAGAGCACACGAGGTTCGTATGGAATTAGAAAGGAGAAGAGGCACTACTTCTCAACCGGAAAAAAAGGAATCCTAA
- a CDS encoding glycosyl hydrolase family 17 has product MKNLILSILLVYCFLELLNAQNSVVLKGRKGEPMISQIKQELESEVVFNKISVNETRKFNPYIGKQWIGNAIAYGCYRKGQSPGGNNPTKDEIREDVSIMAKHWNLIRVYSADVNTEYLLEVINEKNFSIKVLLGVWIENETGNSSMKNANIEQLLQCISLVRQYEKHIVGVSVGNETQVAWSGHKMNSDVLIRYIRAIRKYTDVPVTTADDYNFWNKEESKLVASEIDFLVTHLHPLWNGKTLSNGISWLDETFRFIQEMHPGKQIVLGETGWATMYDSTKRGRDEQGTLIKGEVSVEAQEQFLINIHGWIEKNKIPTFIFEAFDESWKGGGEKSGPDDVEKHWGVFNENRTPKKSFITYLQHRKTK; this is encoded by the coding sequence GTGAAAAATCTCATCCTATCCATATTGTTGGTGTATTGCTTCCTTGAATTATTAAACGCCCAAAACAGTGTTGTACTAAAGGGGCGTAAAGGAGAACCAATGATTTCACAGATAAAACAAGAACTCGAATCAGAAGTAGTCTTTAATAAAATTTCTGTTAATGAAACCAGGAAATTCAATCCATACATAGGTAAACAGTGGATTGGAAATGCAATCGCCTATGGCTGTTACCGAAAAGGTCAGTCGCCCGGAGGGAATAATCCTACCAAAGATGAGATAAGGGAAGATGTGTCTATCATGGCAAAGCATTGGAATCTCATAAGAGTTTATAGTGCGGATGTTAATACCGAATATCTTTTAGAAGTGATTAACGAAAAAAACTTTTCTATAAAGGTTTTGCTTGGAGTTTGGATTGAAAACGAGACCGGCAATTCAAGTATGAAAAATGCAAACATAGAACAACTATTGCAGTGCATTTCATTGGTTCGTCAATACGAGAAGCATATTGTTGGTGTAAGTGTTGGGAATGAGACACAGGTCGCGTGGTCGGGGCACAAAATGAATTCGGATGTACTTATAAGGTATATACGAGCTATACGAAAATATACAGATGTTCCGGTAACAACTGCCGACGATTATAATTTTTGGAACAAAGAAGAGAGTAAGTTGGTCGCGAGTGAAATTGATTTTCTTGTTACACATCTTCATCCACTTTGGAACGGGAAGACACTCAGCAACGGAATATCCTGGTTAGATGAAACATTTCGCTTCATTCAGGAAATGCATCCCGGAAAACAAATTGTTCTTGGAGAAACCGGCTGGGCGACAATGTATGATTCTACAAAAAGAGGAAGAGATGAACAGGGGACATTGATAAAGGGTGAGGTAAGCGTAGAGGCTCAAGAGCAATTCCTCATCAATATTCATGGATGGATAGAGAAAAATAAAATCCCCACATTCATATTTGAGGCATTTGATGAATCATGGAAGGGTGGCGGTGAAAAATCTGGTCCCGATGATGTAGAAAAACATTGGGGCGTTTTTAATGAGAATCGTACTCCTAAAAAATCATTTATAACCTATTTACAACATCGTAAAACAAAATGA
- a CDS encoding T9SS type A sorting domain-containing protein produces MKHFYLYVLTCVLLSSISFAQNVPVTFEPGGNGGTWTWTVFENSTNPALQVVANPSATGINTSSYVAQFTALQAGQPWAGCESQHTTDLGTFTLDATNCTIKMMVYKSVISDVGIKFATSVGGSDGEIKVANTKINEWEELTFDFSARIGNPASTNIDQIIVFPDFNLGGRTSDNVVYFDNITFSAILPATQPTIAAPTPTLPSSNVISLFSNAYTNVTVDTWSAVWDMADVSDVQIVGDDTKKYSNLTFAGIEFTSSTINATAMNFFHMDMWTPDSTALPKIFKLKIVDFGADGAWSGGDDVEHELTFNASSIPPLTTGNWMSFDIPLSNFTGLTTRGHLAQMIISGDLRTVFIDNVYFYAGAETEPATAAPTPTVSAENVISLFSNAYTNVTVDTWSAVWDNADVSDIQIAGNDTKKYTSLVFAGIEFTSSTINATAMNFFHMDMWTPDSTALPKIFKIKLVDFGADGAWSGGDDVEHELTLNASSVPALSTGNWMSLNIPLANFTGLTTKAHLAQLIISGDLRTVFIDNVYFYAGAETEPSVAAPTPTVPAGEVISLFSNAYTNVTVDTWSAGWDMADVSDVQIAGNDTKKYTSLVFAGIEFTSSTINASAMNYFHMDFWTPDSTASPKIFKIKIVDFGAGGVWGGGDDVEHELTFSASTTPALATGSWVSFDLPLSSFTGLTTRGHLAQMIISGDLRTMFIDNVYFYRGMIPTEYHAKWNMVSVPSTISNYAKSAVFPTATTAAFAYSGGYSTADILENGKGYWIKFDNATSVTFGGTSITSITIPVVEGWNMIGSISAPIDVTSITSDPSGMETSQFFDYSETGYAVSSSIEPGKAYWVKVNTAGSLILSSVLTYAGNRISIMPNSELPPSPPETNNYIMPSEFSLSQNYPNPFNPTTIIHYSLATNEFVSLKVFNMLGQEVATLVSEMQNAGVKNIEFDSQNLPSGLYFYKMNAGSFSEMKKMVIMK; encoded by the coding sequence ATGAAACACTTTTATCTATATGTTCTAACATGCGTATTACTGAGCAGTATATCGTTCGCTCAAAACGTTCCCGTTACGTTTGAACCTGGTGGAAATGGTGGAACGTGGACTTGGACCGTATTTGAAAATAGTACGAATCCTGCACTTCAGGTCGTTGCTAATCCCTCAGCAACAGGGATAAATACTTCGAGCTACGTGGCTCAATTTACAGCATTACAGGCAGGTCAGCCGTGGGCTGGTTGTGAAAGCCAGCACACTACCGATCTCGGAACATTTACATTAGATGCAACCAATTGCACAATTAAAATGATGGTTTACAAATCTGTAATTAGTGACGTAGGCATCAAATTTGCAACCTCAGTCGGAGGTTCGGACGGAGAAATTAAAGTCGCGAATACAAAGATTAATGAATGGGAAGAATTAACTTTCGATTTTTCGGCACGGATTGGTAATCCAGCATCGACGAACATTGATCAAATAATTGTATTCCCCGATTTTAATCTTGGTGGAAGAACTTCAGATAATGTAGTTTATTTTGATAATATTACTTTTTCTGCAATTTTACCCGCAACGCAACCTACGATTGCCGCACCCACACCCACTCTTCCATCGAGTAATGTTATTTCATTATTTAGTAATGCGTACACCAATGTAACAGTTGATACATGGTCTGCTGTCTGGGATATGGCTGATGTGAGTGATGTACAGATTGTCGGTGACGATACAAAAAAGTACTCAAATCTCACTTTTGCCGGAATTGAATTTACCTCAAGCACGATTAATGCAACAGCAATGAACTTTTTCCACATGGATATGTGGACCCCGGATTCAACAGCGTTACCAAAAATATTCAAACTTAAAATAGTTGATTTTGGTGCTGATGGCGCATGGAGCGGTGGAGATGATGTTGAGCATGAATTAACATTTAATGCTTCATCCATTCCTCCACTTACAACCGGGAACTGGATGAGTTTTGATATTCCCCTATCAAACTTTACCGGTCTTACAACAAGAGGTCATCTTGCACAAATGATTATTTCGGGCGATCTAAGAACTGTGTTTATAGACAATGTTTATTTCTATGCAGGAGCAGAAACAGAACCGGCTACCGCAGCCCCAACTCCTACAGTATCTGCAGAAAATGTAATCTCGTTATTCAGCAATGCCTATACCAACGTAACGGTTGATACATGGTCGGCAGTGTGGGATAATGCTGATGTGAGTGATATACAAATTGCAGGTAACGACACCAAGAAATATACGAGTCTTGTATTTGCCGGAATTGAATTTACGTCTAGCACGATTAATGCAACAGCAATGAACTTTTTCCACATGGATATGTGGACCCCGGATTCAACAGCGTTACCAAAAATATTCAAAATAAAATTGGTTGATTTTGGGGCTGATGGCGCATGGAGCGGTGGAGATGATGTTGAGCATGAATTAACGTTGAATGCTTCCTCAGTTCCCGCGCTTTCAACTGGCAACTGGATGAGTCTTAACATTCCTTTGGCAAACTTCACAGGTCTTACAACAAAGGCTCATCTTGCCCAACTTATTATTTCGGGCGATCTAAGAACTGTATTTATTGATAATGTGTATTTCTACGCCGGAGCCGAAACTGAGCCGAGTGTCGCCGCACCCACACCGACGGTTCCTGCAGGAGAAGTTATTTCATTGTTCAGCAACGCATACACGAATGTTACCGTTGATACATGGTCTGCCGGGTGGGATATGGCGGATGTGAGTGATGTACAAATTGCAGGGAACGACACCAAGAAATATACAAGTCTTGTGTTTGCGGGAATTGAATTTACTTCAAGTACGATTAATGCCTCTGCGATGAATTACTTCCACATGGATTTCTGGACACCTGATTCAACGGCGTCCCCAAAGATTTTCAAAATTAAAATAGTAGATTTTGGAGCGGGCGGAGTATGGGGCGGTGGTGATGACGTAGAACATGAATTAACTTTTAGTGCATCGACAACTCCTGCGCTTGCTACGGGGAGTTGGGTTAGTTTTGATCTTCCGTTATCAAGCTTTACCGGTCTTACGACAAGAGGTCATCTTGCACAAATGATTATCTCCGGCGATCTACGAACCATGTTTATTGATAACGTGTATTTCTACAGAGGTATGATTCCGACAGAGTACCATGCGAAATGGAATATGGTTTCAGTTCCCTCGACCATTTCAAATTATGCAAAATCTGCTGTATTCCCGACTGCAACAACTGCTGCTTTTGCCTATAGTGGTGGATATTCTACCGCCGACATTTTAGAAAATGGGAAAGGATACTGGATAAAATTCGATAATGCAACTTCCGTTACGTTCGGTGGTACTTCAATTACCTCAATAACGATTCCTGTTGTCGAAGGATGGAATATGATAGGCTCGATTAGCGCACCGATCGATGTTACAAGTATCACTTCAGATCCCTCAGGTATGGAAACCTCACAGTTTTTTGATTACAGTGAAACAGGATATGCAGTCTCAAGCTCTATTGAACCGGGAAAAGCATATTGGGTAAAGGTAAATACAGCCGGTTCGTTAATACTTTCATCAGTCCTAACTTATGCCGGGAACAGAATCAGTATTATGCCGAATTCAGAGTTACCTCCGTCTCCGCCAGAAACAAATAATTATATCATGCCGAGCGAATTCTCATTAAGTCAGAACTATCCCAACCCTTTCAACCCAACAACTATCATTCATTACTCCTTAGCGACAAACGAATTTGTCTCTCTAAAAGTATTTAATATGTTAGGCCAGGAGGTGGCAACGTTAGTTAGTGAAATGCAGAATGCAGGTGTAAAAAATATTGAATTTGACTCACAGAATTTACCAAGCGGTCTGTATTTCTATAAGATGAACGCGGGTAGCTTCAGCGAGATGAAGAAAATGGTAATCATGAAATAG
- the nifJ gene encoding pyruvate:ferredoxin (flavodoxin) oxidoreductase, whose product MSAQTGKELKNRKRTMVTIDGNEAAAYVAHKLNEVIAIYPITPSSPMGEWSDEWSALGKKNLWGTVPSVVEMQSEGGAAGAVHGALQAGALSTTFTSAQGLLLMIPNMYKIAGELTSTVFHVAARTVATHALSIFGDHSDVMAIRQTGWGMLSSNSVQEVMDMALIAQAASLESRVPFVHFFDGFRTSHEVMKIEQLNEDDLRALINDDLVRAHRSRALTPEHPVMRGSAQNPDVFFQARETANPYYDACPAIVQKAMDKFYEQVGRKYELFQYVGSPNAERIVIMMGSGAEAAQEAVEYMNERGENVGLLKVRLYRPFDVKSFVHAIPSSVKFIAVLDRTKEPGATGEPLYQDVITALHESWSSAPLPKIIGGRYGLSSKEFTPTMVKSVFDELKKTTPKNHFTVGIKDDVGNTSLDYDTEFTTEGKEVVRAMFYGLGADGTVSANKNSIKIIGEDTDFYAQGYFVYDSKKSGSTTTSHLRFGPKPIHSSYLIDRASFIACHQWFFLEKYDVLQTAIEGGTFLLNSIYGPDEVWNQLPKHIQKEIIKKKLKLYVIDAYKVARQTGMGGRINTIMQTCFFAISGVLPREEAIEAIKHSVEKTYGKKGEDIIKQNFKAIDETLANLFEVNVPNTITSTIEMPPVVSPNAPEYVRNVTAEIIAGYGDRLPVSAMPVDGTFPTATAKWEKRNIAQEVPVWEPEICIQCNKCVLVCPHATIRAKVYEPSQLAGAPSTFKAMDFKGTEYKGWKYTIQVGVEDCTGCALCVDVCPAKSKTETKVRAINMKTQLPLREAERANYDFFLNLPEVDRRTVKLDTIKGSQFLEPLFEYSGACSGCGETPYVKLVSQMFGDRMIVANATGCSSIYGGNLPTTPWTVNNDGRGPAWSNSLFEDNAEFGLGMRLTVDKHNEMARELVEKLSPSLGEEFVLSILNANQSDEAGIYEQRRRVELLKEKLANNNSPEAKHLLSLADNLTKRSVWIIGGDGWAYDIGYGGLDHVLASGKNVNILVLDTEVYSNTGGQTSKSTPRSAVAKFSAAGKPTEKKDLALLAMTYGNVYVAKVAMGSNDLHTVKAFLEAEAYDGPSLIIAYSHCIAHGINMTKGMQNQKMAVDTGYWQLFRYNPLFAEKGENPFKLDSKPPKLPLREFTQLETRFKMLEKSQPERAKELAILAQGDISTRWKMYEHLAQPANGKTEVTSKKTMPESGD is encoded by the coding sequence ATGTCTGCTCAGACAGGAAAAGAATTGAAGAATCGAAAACGCACGATGGTAACGATTGACGGCAACGAAGCCGCCGCATATGTTGCACATAAACTGAACGAGGTTATCGCAATTTATCCCATCACTCCCTCCTCGCCGATGGGCGAGTGGTCGGACGAATGGTCGGCGCTCGGGAAGAAAAATTTATGGGGAACAGTCCCCTCGGTTGTAGAAATGCAGAGTGAAGGGGGCGCGGCGGGCGCAGTGCATGGAGCGTTGCAGGCAGGAGCGCTTTCCACGACATTTACTTCCGCTCAGGGTTTGTTGTTGATGATTCCGAACATGTACAAAATCGCCGGCGAACTTACCTCAACCGTGTTTCATGTCGCGGCGCGAACGGTGGCAACTCATGCTCTTTCAATTTTCGGAGACCATAGCGACGTGATGGCAATCCGTCAGACCGGCTGGGGAATGTTGTCTTCCAACTCCGTGCAGGAGGTAATGGACATGGCGTTGATTGCACAAGCCGCGTCGTTAGAATCGCGTGTTCCGTTCGTTCATTTCTTCGATGGTTTCAGAACGTCGCATGAAGTGATGAAAATAGAACAGTTGAATGAAGATGACCTTCGTGCGCTTATTAATGATGACCTTGTTCGTGCGCATCGGTCACGCGCACTTACGCCGGAACATCCCGTGATGCGCGGCTCGGCACAAAATCCTGACGTGTTCTTTCAGGCGCGTGAGACAGCGAATCCTTACTACGATGCGTGTCCGGCTATTGTTCAAAAAGCAATGGATAAGTTTTATGAACAGGTCGGAAGGAAATATGAGTTGTTCCAATACGTCGGTTCGCCGAATGCAGAGCGAATTGTTATCATGATGGGTTCAGGCGCGGAAGCGGCGCAGGAAGCGGTCGAATATATGAATGAGCGTGGTGAGAATGTTGGCTTGTTGAAAGTTCGTTTGTACCGTCCGTTTGATGTGAAGAGTTTTGTCCACGCAATTCCATCAAGCGTAAAATTCATTGCTGTGCTTGACAGAACAAAAGAACCGGGTGCGACCGGCGAGCCGTTGTATCAGGATGTGATTACCGCGTTGCATGAAAGTTGGTCGTCTGCACCGTTGCCAAAAATTATTGGTGGAAGATATGGATTGTCTTCGAAAGAGTTTACGCCAACGATGGTAAAATCGGTGTTCGATGAGTTGAAAAAAACAACGCCGAAAAACCATTTCACGGTTGGAATCAAGGATGATGTCGGGAACACAAGTCTCGACTACGACACGGAGTTCACGACAGAAGGAAAAGAAGTTGTTCGTGCGATGTTCTACGGGCTGGGCGCTGATGGAACGGTGAGCGCGAATAAAAACTCCATCAAAATCATCGGTGAAGATACGGATTTCTATGCACAGGGATATTTCGTCTATGACTCAAAAAAATCCGGCTCGACAACGACATCGCATTTACGATTCGGTCCGAAGCCGATTCATTCAAGTTATTTAATTGACCGTGCAAGCTTCATCGCGTGCCATCAATGGTTCTTTCTTGAAAAATATGATGTGTTGCAAACGGCAATCGAAGGCGGAACATTTTTGCTGAACAGCATTTATGGTCCCGATGAAGTGTGGAACCAACTTCCAAAACATATTCAAAAAGAAATCATCAAAAAGAAATTAAAGTTGTATGTGATTGATGCATACAAAGTGGCGCGTCAAACGGGAATGGGCGGGCGCATCAATACGATTATGCAGACATGCTTCTTTGCAATCTCCGGTGTTCTGCCGCGTGAAGAAGCGATCGAGGCAATCAAACACTCTGTCGAAAAAACGTATGGGAAAAAAGGGGAAGATATTATCAAGCAAAACTTCAAAGCGATTGATGAGACGCTTGCCAACTTATTTGAAGTGAATGTGCCGAACACCATCACAAGTACAATCGAAATGCCTCCGGTCGTTTCTCCGAACGCGCCTGAGTATGTGAGGAATGTTACAGCAGAAATTATTGCCGGATATGGCGACAGACTTCCCGTCAGCGCAATGCCGGTGGATGGAACATTCCCGACGGCAACTGCAAAGTGGGAAAAGAGAAACATCGCGCAGGAAGTTCCGGTGTGGGAGCCGGAGATTTGTATTCAATGCAATAAATGTGTGTTAGTTTGCCCGCACGCGACGATACGGGCGAAAGTATATGAACCGTCTCAACTTGCAGGCGCTCCGTCAACATTTAAGGCGATGGATTTCAAAGGGACGGAATACAAAGGTTGGAAATATACGATACAAGTCGGTGTGGAAGATTGCACCGGCTGTGCGCTCTGTGTTGATGTCTGCCCCGCGAAGAGTAAGACCGAGACGAAAGTCAGGGCAATCAACATGAAAACACAGTTACCGTTGCGCGAAGCAGAACGTGCGAACTATGATTTCTTCCTGAATCTTCCTGAGGTTGACCGGCGAACGGTGAAACTCGATACGATCAAAGGTTCACAATTCCTTGAACCGCTGTTTGAATATTCGGGCGCGTGTTCGGGATGCGGAGAAACTCCGTACGTGAAGTTGGTAAGCCAAATGTTTGGCGACAGAATGATTGTTGCCAACGCAACGGGTTGCTCTTCAATCTACGGCGGAAATCTGCCGACAACTCCCTGGACGGTGAACAACGATGGACGCGGTCCGGCATGGTCGAATTCATTGTTCGAGGACAACGCAGAGTTCGGGCTTGGGATGCGATTAACGGTTGATAAGCATAATGAGATGGCTCGTGAACTTGTCGAGAAACTTTCCCCTTCGCTTGGCGAAGAATTTGTCCTCTCAATTCTCAACGCAAACCAATCGGATGAAGCGGGAATTTATGAACAACGAAGACGTGTCGAACTTCTCAAAGAAAAACTCGCGAACAACAATTCGCCGGAAGCGAAACATCTTCTGAGTCTTGCAGATAATCTTACCAAGCGAAGTGTCTGGATTATCGGCGGTGATGGTTGGGCGTACGACATCGGCTACGGCGGACTTGACCACGTCCTTGCTTCAGGCAAGAACGTAAATATTCTTGTGCTGGATACCGAAGTCTATTCAAACACGGGCGGACAGACATCGAAGTCAACACCGCGCTCGGCAGTTGCAAAATTTTCAGCCGCCGGAAAACCGACGGAGAAGAAAGACCTCGCACTCCTTGCGATGACGTACGGGAATGTTTATGTCGCAAAAGTGGCTATGGGTTCAAATGACCTGCACACGGTGAAGGCGTTCCTCGAAGCGGAAGCGTACGATGGTCCGTCATTGATTATTGCCTACAGCCATTGCATCGCACACGGTATCAACATGACGAAAGGAATGCAAAACCAAAAGATGGCAGTGGATACCGGTTACTGGCAATTATTCCGATACAATCCGTTGTTTGCGGAGAAAGGGGAAAATCCCTTCAAGTTGGATTCAAAGCCGCCAAAGTTGCCGTTACGGGAATTCACACAACTCGAAACCCGCTTCAAGATGCTTGAAAAGAGCCAACCGGAGAGAGCCAAAGAATTGGCTATTCTCGCTCAGGGAGATATAAGTACGCGATGGAAAATGTATGAGCATCTTGCACAACCCGCTAACGGGAAAACTGAAGTGACTTCCAAAAAGACAATGCCGGAAAGCGGTGACTAA